A genomic segment from Thiomicrorhabdus aquaedulcis encodes:
- the hflC gene encoding protease modulator HflC, which translates to MKSVFSILVAAILFIGSSSVYVINQWETGVVLRLGEIVKADVEPGLHLKVPFINNVRTFDARLQTLDAQTERYLTSEKKNLEVDSFVKWRIKDVALFYTTMNGDNRLAGLRLSQIVKDGLRAEFGNRTVNEVISGERVEIANRIRNSTAEAAKSFGIQIDDVRIKRIDLAKDISESVYRRMEAERNRVAKDLRSKGAEAAEKIRADADRQRVVILADAYSEAEILRGKGDATSAEIYALAYSKDAEFYNFYHSMNAYQAAFNEKSDVMLVDPKSDFFKYFNKSAEQ; encoded by the coding sequence ATGAAATCTGTATTTTCAATTTTAGTGGCGGCTATTTTATTTATTGGCAGCAGCTCGGTTTACGTTATTAATCAATGGGAAACCGGTGTTGTATTGCGTCTAGGTGAGATTGTCAAAGCTGATGTAGAACCAGGCCTACATTTAAAAGTTCCTTTTATAAACAATGTGCGTACATTTGATGCACGTTTACAAACTTTAGATGCACAAACCGAACGTTATTTAACCAGTGAAAAGAAAAACTTAGAAGTGGATTCGTTTGTTAAATGGCGTATCAAAGATGTGGCATTATTTTATACCACTATGAACGGTGATAATCGTCTTGCTGGATTGCGTTTGTCGCAAATTGTGAAAGATGGTTTGCGTGCTGAATTTGGTAACCGCACGGTAAATGAAGTTATTTCGGGTGAGCGTGTTGAGATTGCCAATCGCATTCGCAACAGCACAGCCGAGGCCGCTAAGTCTTTTGGTATTCAAATTGATGACGTACGTATCAAACGTATTGATTTAGCCAAGGACATTAGTGAGTCTGTCTATCGTCGTATGGAAGCAGAGCGTAACCGTGTTGCTAAAGATCTACGCTCTAAAGGCGCAGAGGCCGCTGAGAAAATTCGTGCCGATGCTGACCGTCAAAGGGTAGTTATATTGGCCGATGCATACAGCGAGGCTGAAATTTTACGCGGTAAAGGCGACGCGACTTCAGCAGAGATTTACGCTCTGGCTTACAGCAAAGACGCTGAGTTTTATAATTTTTACCACAGCATGAATGCATATCAAGCCGCGTTTAATGAAAAGTCAGATGTAATGTTGGTTGATCCAAAGTCAGACTTCTTTAAATACTTTAATAAGTCTGCAGAACAATAA
- a CDS encoding ATP phosphoribosyltransferase regulatory subunit has translation MQQSTWFTPEGLEDLLPPQAQKLEYYRRKLMDGFQSSGYDLVLPPLAEFTDSLLTGTARHTAIDTCRFTDQESGRMMGVRADMTPQVARIVSNRLKSKDIISRLCYVGEVLKTRNNKAKGSRSPIQVGAELFGHAGVESDIEIIELMLESMHSLNLQDIKMSLGHVAVVDELISLAGLDAAQSSELIAILERKAIPEYAVFLTQVNLPEAVKSAFNHLPMLCGDAKSVLVLSKSILLGLSTILDQALENIQGVMDYVEAHYSLPIHLDLADIRGYQYHTGIIFACYTTAGKLQPLAKGGRYDNIGSEFGLALPATGFSLDLRIALDLLAPLISTSKGTVYMPLVTDTSTSQSLKSKVNELKEQGYQVVKSYDLAALNPGSFRLVEVSGQWMVETV, from the coding sequence ATGCAACAATCCACATGGTTTACGCCGGAAGGTTTAGAGGATCTCTTACCGCCGCAAGCGCAAAAATTAGAATATTATCGACGCAAATTAATGGATGGTTTTCAATCATCTGGTTACGATTTGGTTTTACCTCCATTGGCAGAATTTACAGATTCATTGTTGACAGGTACCGCCAGACACACAGCCATTGATACGTGTCGTTTTACCGATCAAGAAAGTGGCAGAATGATGGGCGTTCGTGCCGATATGACCCCACAAGTAGCGCGTATTGTTAGTAACCGCCTTAAGTCAAAAGACATTATTTCACGTTTGTGTTATGTGGGTGAAGTTCTTAAAACACGTAATAACAAAGCCAAAGGTTCGCGTAGTCCAATTCAAGTAGGCGCCGAATTATTTGGTCACGCAGGCGTGGAAAGTGACATTGAAATCATTGAATTAATGCTTGAGAGCATGCACTCTCTAAACCTACAAGACATTAAGATGAGTCTTGGGCATGTTGCTGTGGTGGATGAGTTAATTTCTTTAGCGGGTTTAGACGCGGCACAGTCAAGTGAGTTAATTGCTATTCTTGAAAGAAAAGCGATACCCGAATACGCTGTTTTTTTAACTCAAGTAAACTTACCTGAAGCAGTTAAGTCGGCATTTAATCATTTACCCATGCTGTGTGGTGATGCAAAAAGTGTATTGGTTCTCAGTAAAAGTATTTTGCTTGGTTTATCAACAATCTTGGATCAAGCATTAGAAAATATTCAAGGTGTAATGGATTATGTAGAAGCTCATTATTCACTGCCTATTCATCTTGATCTTGCTGATATTCGTGGTTACCAATATCACACTGGAATTATTTTTGCATGTTATACCACCGCTGGAAAACTGCAACCACTGGCAAAAGGTGGGCGTTATGACAATATTGGTTCTGAGTTTGGCTTGGCTTTGCCAGCCACAGGTTTTAGTTTAGACTTACGGATTGCATTAGATTTGCTTGCACCGTTAATATCTACCTCAAAGGGCACTGTTTATATGCCTTTAGTTACCGATACCTCGACAAGTCAATCCTTAAAAAGTAAGGTTAACGAGCTCAAGGAACAAGGTTATCAGGTTGTTAAGTCGTATGATTTAGCGGCACTTAACCCAGGTAGTTTTCGATTAGTAGAAGTTTCAGGTCAGTGGATGGTTGAAACGGTTTAA
- a CDS encoding adenylosuccinate synthase, whose translation MTKRNIVVVGTQWGDEGKGKIVDLLTDRVAAVVRFQGGHNAGHTLVIDGKKTVLHLIPSGILREHVECFIGNGVVLAPDALEKEVTQLESTGLKVKSRLKISDACPLILDYHVALDVAREVARGNKPIGTTGRGIGPAYEDKVARRGLRAGDLRNMDSFKVKLAETLAYHNYMIEHYYQAEPVSFDDLWEKCQRYSALVVPMLADIPNLIDLYNRDGKNLMFEGAQGTLLDIDQGTYPYVTSSNTTAGGAASGAGIGPTQLDYVLGITKAYATRVGGGPFPTELVYDCASDVGDEVGKILGTRGREFGATTGRQRRCGWFDAVALRRSAQINGLSGMCLTKLDVMDTLEEIKICVSYSQNGNTLLLPPSSADEYETCLPNFITMPGWNTSTVGTASWDDLPEAAQNYIRFLEKEVGVSVSILSTGPDRAETLVLNDPFA comes from the coding sequence ATGACAAAACGAAATATTGTAGTGGTGGGTACCCAGTGGGGTGATGAAGGCAAAGGTAAGATTGTTGATTTACTAACCGACCGCGTGGCCGCGGTGGTACGATTTCAAGGTGGTCACAATGCGGGACACACTTTGGTTATTGATGGTAAAAAAACTGTATTGCATTTAATTCCGTCGGGTATTTTACGTGAACATGTTGAATGCTTTATTGGCAATGGTGTTGTGTTAGCCCCAGACGCTTTGGAAAAAGAAGTTACTCAGCTTGAGTCAACTGGCCTAAAAGTTAAAAGTCGTTTAAAAATAAGTGATGCTTGTCCTCTAATTTTAGACTATCACGTTGCTTTAGATGTTGCTCGTGAAGTGGCTCGCGGTAATAAGCCTATCGGCACAACGGGCAGAGGAATTGGCCCAGCTTACGAAGATAAGGTAGCACGACGCGGTTTGCGTGCTGGCGACTTACGAAATATGGACAGCTTTAAAGTCAAATTAGCCGAAACACTAGCTTATCATAACTACATGATTGAACATTATTACCAAGCAGAGCCCGTTTCTTTTGACGATTTGTGGGAAAAATGTCAGCGTTACAGTGCACTTGTCGTGCCTATGCTCGCAGACATTCCCAACTTGATTGATCTTTATAATCGTGATGGCAAAAACTTAATGTTTGAAGGGGCGCAAGGTACTCTTTTAGACATTGATCAAGGAACATATCCTTATGTAACATCGTCTAATACCACGGCAGGTGGCGCGGCATCGGGTGCGGGAATTGGCCCGACGCAGTTAGATTATGTGCTGGGGATTACTAAGGCTTACGCCACACGTGTTGGCGGCGGGCCTTTTCCAACAGAACTTGTGTACGACTGTGCCAGTGACGTAGGGGACGAAGTTGGAAAAATTTTAGGCACTCGTGGCCGTGAATTTGGTGCTACTACCGGTCGTCAACGTCGTTGCGGTTGGTTTGATGCAGTCGCACTGCGTCGTTCTGCACAAATTAACGGTTTAAGCGGCATGTGTTTAACCAAACTTGATGTAATGGACACGCTAGAAGAAATTAAGATTTGTGTGTCATATTCTCAGAATGGCAACACATTGTTATTGCCACCGAGCAGTGCAGATGAATACGAAACTTGTTTGCCTAATTTTATAACTATGCCAGGTTGGAATACCTCAACGGTTGGAACGGCTTCATGGGATGACTTACCAGAAGCTGCACAAAACTATATTCGCTTTTTAGAAAAAGAAGTGGGTGTTTCAGTATCAATTTTATCCACAGGGCCTGATCGTGCTGAAACCCTTGTGTTAAATGATCCATTTGCATAA
- a CDS encoding response regulator yields MKKILYVDDARSMRKLVELVLSKHYDVTTAENGQEGLNAILKENFDVVISDVNMPVMTGLEFLGHLRQQAQYKFVPVLMLTTEASDELKEQGKQLGATGWIVKPFDPEKLIKILERF; encoded by the coding sequence ATGAAAAAAATACTTTATGTTGATGATGCACGCTCAATGCGCAAACTGGTCGAGCTTGTCTTAAGCAAACACTACGATGTAACTACCGCTGAGAACGGTCAAGAGGGATTAAACGCAATTTTAAAAGAGAATTTTGATGTCGTTATTTCGGACGTTAATATGCCGGTTATGACGGGGTTGGAGTTTTTAGGTCATCTTAGACAGCAAGCTCAGTACAAATTTGTACCGGTATTAATGCTCACAACCGAGGCCAGCGATGAGTTAAAAGAACAAGGCAAACAACTCGGTGCGACTGGTTGGATTGTAAAACCTTTTGATCCTGAAAAATTAATTAAGATATTAGAGCGCTTTTAA
- a CDS encoding SurA N-terminal domain-containing protein: MLQTIRDHAQGWIAWVIVGLIILTFALFGIDQYARGDKLVTVAEVNGEDITATSFLTLYNRQKVRLQEQFGDLYDQVVKDEELRNQVLDALIESEVIRQWSRDSNMTISDQQLAATIHGAEVFHQDGTFSDKVYEEILMRNGLNVARFEYEQRQYLLEAQYRELTNGSNFTTAFELNQLANLQGQQRDVSYLRVDQRPFLTTVQVTDEQIAQHYEAQKALYVEAEKVAIDYIELSQATIAESVAVSDEIITNYYNENQSAFTQPEKRQAKHILIAVDANNPESEAAASVVLAEVQAKLKAGDSFETLAQTYSKDPGSASLGGDLGSFEQGMMVPAFDEAVFSMDVNQVSEPVQTEFGYHLIKLMAIEPPKVQALADIKVDVTAQYQMQQAEKQYFEMLEKLNVLAYEQPDSLEPAAQAVGLSVITSENLAGRVAPVMCCLIQKWLI; encoded by the coding sequence ATGTTACAAACCATTCGAGATCATGCTCAAGGCTGGATAGCTTGGGTTATTGTCGGTCTGATTATTTTAACGTTTGCCCTATTTGGGATTGATCAGTACGCCCGCGGCGATAAGCTGGTTACCGTCGCAGAAGTCAATGGTGAGGACATCACGGCCACGAGCTTTTTAACTCTGTACAATCGACAAAAAGTTCGTTTGCAAGAGCAGTTTGGCGACTTATATGATCAAGTGGTTAAAGACGAAGAATTGCGTAATCAGGTTTTGGATGCGTTAATTGAGTCTGAGGTAATACGTCAGTGGTCACGCGACAGTAATATGACGATTAGCGATCAGCAATTGGCCGCCACGATTCATGGTGCTGAAGTATTTCATCAAGATGGCACGTTTTCAGACAAGGTCTACGAAGAAATCTTAATGCGTAATGGTTTAAATGTGGCTCGGTTTGAATATGAGCAGCGTCAATACTTGTTAGAAGCACAGTACCGTGAGCTGACCAATGGTTCAAACTTTACCACCGCATTTGAGCTTAACCAACTAGCCAACTTGCAAGGCCAACAACGTGATGTTAGTTATTTACGCGTAGATCAACGTCCATTTTTAACAACTGTTCAAGTAACAGATGAGCAAATTGCACAGCATTATGAAGCGCAAAAAGCACTGTATGTTGAAGCCGAAAAAGTTGCGATTGACTACATTGAATTGTCACAAGCCACTATCGCTGAGTCGGTCGCGGTCAGTGATGAAATCATTACAAACTATTATAATGAAAACCAGTCGGCTTTTACTCAACCAGAAAAGCGTCAAGCTAAGCATATTTTGATTGCCGTCGACGCGAATAACCCTGAATCTGAAGCCGCCGCATCTGTGGTGCTTGCCGAGGTTCAAGCTAAATTAAAAGCCGGTGATTCGTTTGAAACGTTAGCGCAAACTTATTCAAAAGACCCTGGCTCGGCCAGTTTAGGAGGGGATTTAGGTTCGTTTGAGCAAGGCATGATGGTACCTGCATTTGATGAAGCTGTTTTTTCGATGGACGTTAATCAAGTCAGTGAACCTGTACAAACTGAATTTGGCTATCATTTAATTAAGTTGATGGCGATTGAACCCCCTAAAGTACAAGCATTAGCCGACATTAAAGTCGATGTTACTGCTCAGTATCAAATGCAACAAGCCGAAAAGCAGTATTTTGAAATGCTAGAAAAGCTTAATGTATTGGCTTACGAGCAACCCGACAGTCTTGAACCAGCTGCACAAGCAGTAGGTTTAAGCGTTATAACTTCTGAAAATTTGGCCGGGAGGGTGGCCCCGGTGATGTGTTGTCTAATACAAAAGTGGCTAATTTAG
- the hflD gene encoding high frequency lysogenization protein HflD, with translation MADFTQQDKTLALVGLYQAAQLVFELATTGKTDELAYKTCIQSLFVENPQSTLDVFGGDIANLQVGVNTLLAQMSSDMAMQNRNIEITRYVLTLIILQKKLSQLGTPFEKIAGILSTAKTQQVHFSELHENVIASIARAYTENVSNIKPRIMVNGQHGHLQNPNTANKIRALLLAGIRASLLWSQVGGTRWGLILSRKKYLQSAQALYRPPATKLTQPTDTNSDNNQSEPPSYFRPD, from the coding sequence ATGGCAGACTTTACCCAACAAGATAAAACACTGGCTTTAGTAGGCCTTTATCAGGCCGCTCAATTGGTCTTCGAATTGGCCACCACGGGCAAAACGGATGAGTTGGCTTATAAAACCTGTATTCAATCGCTCTTTGTCGAAAACCCGCAGAGCACTTTGGATGTATTTGGGGGTGACATTGCCAATTTACAGGTAGGCGTAAACACTCTATTGGCGCAAATGAGCTCTGACATGGCAATGCAAAATCGTAATATCGAAATTACGCGTTACGTTTTAACCTTAATTATTTTACAAAAAAAGTTATCACAGTTAGGCACACCGTTTGAAAAAATTGCTGGCATATTAAGCACCGCTAAAACGCAACAAGTGCATTTTAGCGAACTGCACGAAAACGTCATCGCCAGCATTGCGCGCGCTTATACCGAAAACGTTAGCAACATTAAGCCCAGAATTATGGTTAATGGTCAACATGGCCATCTACAAAACCCCAACACCGCCAATAAAATTCGCGCGCTGCTTTTGGCTGGCATTCGTGCATCTCTGCTTTGGAGTCAAGTGGGTGGAACGCGTTGGGGATTGATTTTATCACGCAAAAAATATCTTCAATCGGCTCAAGCATTGTATCGACCCCCTGCCACGAAACTTACTCAACCAACTGACACCAATAGCGACAACAATCAGTCTGAACCACCCAGTTATTTTAGACCCGATTAA
- the mnmA gene encoding tRNA 2-thiouridine(34) synthase MnmA, translated as MSDSIQSPFLFNPINQRIKVIVGLSGGVDSSVTAWLLKEQGYQVEGLFMKNWEGDDTEDFCPAAEDLKDVLAIAEKLDIPVHIENFSGEYWDNVFAHFLQEYQVGRTPNPDILCNKEVKFKAFLQHAMTLGADYIATGHYARISTDANGKFHLLKGLDANKDQSYFLYTLQQAQLQKTLFPIGELEKPMVRHLAEQAGLVTHNKKDSTGICFIGERKFKDFLQRFLPAQPGDIVDDKGHIIGRHEGLMYHTLGQRKGLGVGGGHGEDNAPWFAADKDLALNRLIAVQGKQHPLLQHAVLTADTLDWVAGHCPALNTPLKAKIRYRQEEQPCQIIYAQNDKIVVQFDQPQTAIAPGQSVVFYQADDCLGGGIIEQRFHTLAEVNLDLTAQNAP; from the coding sequence ATGAGCGATTCCATTCAATCTCCTTTTTTATTTAACCCAATCAATCAGCGTATCAAAGTCATTGTGGGCTTATCGGGCGGTGTTGACTCGTCGGTGACCGCATGGTTGCTTAAAGAGCAAGGCTATCAAGTCGAAGGCTTGTTTATGAAAAACTGGGAAGGCGACGACACCGAAGACTTTTGTCCGGCGGCCGAAGATTTAAAAGACGTCTTAGCCATTGCCGAAAAGTTGGACATTCCGGTGCACATCGAGAATTTCTCGGGCGAATATTGGGACAATGTATTTGCCCACTTTTTGCAAGAATATCAAGTAGGAAGAACACCCAATCCAGATATTTTGTGCAATAAAGAAGTTAAGTTTAAAGCCTTTTTACAGCACGCAATGACTTTGGGAGCGGACTACATTGCCACGGGGCATTACGCACGCATCAGCACAGACGCTAATGGAAAGTTTCATTTACTTAAAGGTTTAGACGCCAATAAAGACCAAAGTTATTTTTTGTACACCTTACAGCAAGCGCAATTGCAAAAAACGCTTTTTCCTATTGGTGAACTAGAAAAACCAATGGTAAGACACTTAGCAGAACAAGCAGGCCTGGTCACACACAATAAAAAAGACAGTACAGGCATCTGTTTTATTGGAGAGCGTAAATTTAAAGACTTTTTACAACGCTTTCTGCCCGCACAACCGGGGGACATTGTCGACGACAAAGGACACATTATTGGTCGCCATGAAGGTTTAATGTATCACACTCTGGGCCAACGAAAAGGCCTAGGCGTAGGCGGTGGTCACGGTGAAGACAATGCACCTTGGTTTGCAGCCGACAAAGATTTAGCGCTTAATAGATTAATTGCCGTACAAGGCAAACAGCATCCACTGCTGCAACATGCGGTGCTGACTGCCGATACGTTAGATTGGGTGGCTGGTCACTGCCCAGCACTCAACACGCCACTTAAAGCTAAAATACGTTATCGTCAAGAAGAGCAACCTTGTCAAATTATATATGCCCAAAATGACAAAATTGTAGTGCAGTTTGATCAACCGCAAACAGCCATAGCGCCAGGACAATCGGTGGTATTTTACCAAGCCGATGACTGCTTAGGAGGCGGAATTATTGAGCAACGTTTTCATACTCTTGCCGAAGTTAACCTTGATTTAACTGCCCAAAACGCACCGTAA
- a CDS encoding pseudouridine synthase encodes MSSVLLFNKPFNVLCQFTDEPEFAGQRQTLADYIQLPNFYAAGRLDRDSEGLLLLTDDGQLQHQIANPANKLSKTYLVQVEGILNSAALKQLQAGVLLKDGLTRPAKAKVVPQPDWLWPRNPPVRERKLIPTTWLELTITEGKNRQVRRMTAAVGCATLRLIRLKIGDWSLEGLQPGQSVLRSIA; translated from the coding sequence ATGAGTTCTGTTCTTTTATTTAACAAACCGTTTAATGTTTTATGCCAATTTACCGATGAGCCTGAGTTTGCAGGCCAACGTCAAACCTTAGCCGACTACATTCAACTCCCCAATTTTTACGCCGCAGGACGTTTAGACCGCGATTCGGAAGGCCTTTTACTGCTGACCGACGACGGCCAATTACAGCATCAGATTGCTAACCCGGCCAATAAACTCTCTAAAACCTATTTGGTTCAGGTCGAAGGCATTCTAAATTCAGCGGCGCTTAAACAGCTTCAAGCCGGTGTGCTACTCAAAGACGGTCTAACTCGCCCCGCCAAAGCCAAAGTAGTACCTCAACCCGACTGGCTATGGCCGCGAAACCCGCCCGTTCGAGAGCGTAAATTGATTCCTACCACGTGGTTAGAACTCACTATTACCGAGGGTAAAAATCGCCAAGTCCGACGTATGACGGCCGCAGTAGGATGCGCAACGTTACGTTTAATTCGTCTAAAAATTGGCGATTGGAGTCTAGAGGGCTTACAACCAGGTCAAAGCGTATTACGCTCTATTGCTTAA
- a CDS encoding NADP-dependent isocitrate dehydrogenase, with protein sequence MPTHTKNPAKIIYTLTDEAPALATYSLLPIVKAFTQAAHVQVETRDISLAGRILANFSDILTPQQRIADDLNELGHLAILPQANIIKLPNISASVPQLVAAISELQAHGFAVPDYPANPQTEQEKSIKARYSRVLGSAVNPVLREGNSDRRAPLSVKNYAKKHPHSMGKWQADSKSHVAHMKSGDFYGSEKSMTLDQACQFTIEFEGLDGERTTLKTAAPLLAGEVIDVAVMRQKALRTFLSAAMADAKAQGVLFSLHLKATMMKVSDPIIFGQAVEVFFEELFEKYRETFATLGVNPNHGLGDVLAKIASLPSVLQTQIKADIEHILALQADVAMVDSDKGITNLHVPSDVIVDASMPAMIRTSGKMWNAAGQLQDTMAVIPDRAYAGVYKQTIRFCKRHGAFDPTTMGTVPNVGLMAQQAEEYGSHDKTFQMSAPGVVRVVNQHGAVLLEQTVDTGDIFRMCQAKDAPIQDWVKLAVNRARATGLPTVFWLDPKRAHDHELIIKVNNYLLNYDLTGLEIHIMSPKKATRFTLRHIRKGKDVISVTGNVLRDYLTDLFPILELGTSAKMLSIVPLMNGGGLFETGAGGSAPKHVQQFISDNHLRWDSLGEFLALAVSLEHLGTTLNNNQAHVLAATLDRATGTFLEQDKSPSRKVGELDNRGSHFYLTLYWAQELAQQTQDLELQQRFMPLAKTLAENEASIVAELSQGAGQAVDLGGYYQPDVTKLNAIMRPSATFNAALQGLNE encoded by the coding sequence ATGCCTACACACACTAAAAACCCAGCCAAAATTATTTACACGCTTACCGACGAAGCACCAGCACTAGCAACGTATTCATTATTGCCGATTGTAAAGGCGTTTACTCAAGCGGCGCATGTGCAGGTTGAAACACGGGATATTTCGTTAGCTGGACGAATTTTGGCCAATTTTTCGGACATTCTAACGCCTCAGCAGCGTATAGCCGATGATTTGAATGAGTTGGGGCATTTGGCGATTCTGCCGCAGGCTAATATTATTAAGTTGCCTAACATCAGTGCATCGGTTCCGCAATTGGTGGCCGCCATTAGCGAATTACAGGCGCATGGCTTTGCAGTCCCTGATTACCCTGCCAACCCGCAAACAGAGCAAGAAAAATCCATAAAAGCGCGCTATTCTAGAGTGTTGGGCAGTGCGGTAAATCCAGTGTTGCGTGAAGGCAATTCCGATCGTCGTGCGCCCTTATCGGTAAAAAACTACGCCAAAAAACACCCTCATTCAATGGGTAAATGGCAAGCCGATTCTAAATCGCATGTGGCGCACATGAAAAGCGGAGATTTTTACGGCTCTGAAAAATCAATGACACTTGACCAGGCCTGTCAGTTTACTATTGAGTTTGAAGGTCTTGATGGTGAGCGTACCACACTAAAAACCGCCGCGCCCTTGCTGGCCGGAGAGGTGATTGATGTTGCCGTAATGCGTCAAAAAGCCTTGCGTACATTTTTAAGTGCGGCGATGGCCGATGCTAAAGCCCAAGGAGTTTTGTTTTCGCTGCATTTAAAAGCCACTATGATGAAAGTGTCTGACCCCATAATTTTTGGCCAAGCGGTTGAGGTCTTTTTTGAAGAATTATTTGAAAAATACCGCGAAACCTTTGCAACGCTAGGGGTAAACCCCAACCACGGTTTAGGGGATGTATTGGCTAAAATTGCCAGTTTGCCTTCGGTATTACAAACACAAATTAAAGCCGATATAGAGCATATCTTAGCGCTTCAAGCCGATGTGGCTATGGTTGATTCCGACAAGGGCATTACCAATTTGCATGTGCCCAGCGATGTGATCGTGGATGCGTCAATGCCGGCGATGATTCGTACTTCTGGAAAAATGTGGAACGCCGCAGGACAGTTGCAAGACACTATGGCGGTAATTCCAGACCGCGCTTACGCCGGAGTTTATAAGCAAACTATACGCTTTTGCAAACGCCACGGTGCATTTGACCCAACCACCATGGGAACCGTGCCCAATGTGGGGTTAATGGCTCAACAAGCCGAAGAATACGGCTCGCACGATAAAACGTTTCAGATGAGTGCGCCAGGTGTCGTGCGTGTGGTGAATCAACACGGTGCCGTTTTATTAGAGCAAACGGTTGATACGGGCGATATTTTTCGCATGTGCCAGGCCAAAGACGCGCCCATTCAAGACTGGGTTAAGTTGGCCGTTAATCGTGCGCGAGCCACGGGTTTGCCTACTGTGTTTTGGCTAGATCCAAAACGCGCCCACGACCACGAGTTAATTATTAAGGTCAATAACTATTTATTAAATTACGATTTAACGGGATTAGAAATTCACATTATGTCGCCTAAAAAAGCCACTCGCTTTACTTTGCGCCATATTAGAAAGGGAAAAGATGTGATTTCGGTCACAGGAAATGTATTGCGCGATTATTTAACCGATTTGTTTCCTATTTTAGAGCTGGGTACCTCGGCAAAAATGTTGTCGATTGTGCCGCTTATGAATGGCGGTGGCTTGTTTGAAACAGGTGCGGGAGGCTCTGCACCCAAACATGTGCAACAATTTATTAGCGACAACCATTTACGTTGGGATTCGCTGGGTGAGTTTTTAGCATTGGCCGTGTCGCTGGAGCATTTGGGCACCACCCTTAATAATAATCAAGCGCATGTTCTGGCGGCGACCCTAGACCGTGCAACGGGCACATTTTTAGAACAGGATAAATCGCCTTCGCGTAAAGTGGGTGAGCTAGACAATCGCGGCAGTCATTTTTATTTGACCTTATACTGGGCGCAAGAATTGGCTCAACAAACCCAAGACCTTGAACTGCAACAACGCTTTATGCCCTTGGCTAAAACCCTAGCTGAAAATGAAGCCAGCATTGTGGCCGAGTTATCACAAGGTGCGGGTCAGGCGGTCGATTTGGGAGGGTATTACCAACCCGATGTGACTAAACTAAACGCAATCATGCGCCCAAGTGCTACTTTTAATGCGGCGCTGCAAGGTCTAAATGAGTAA